The genomic interval CCACCCGTATGCGCCGCAACGGCGAGAACCTCCTGGTCCTCGCCGGCGAGGAGCCGGGCCGCCGCTGGGACCAGCCGGTCCCGCTGGTCGACGTGCTGCGCGCCGCCTCCTCCGAGGTGGAGGCCTACGAGCGCATCGAGCTGTCCGGCGTCCCGGACGCCGAGATCCACGGCCTGGCCGTGACCGACCTCGTGCACCTGCTCGCCGAGCTGCTGGAGAACGCGACCACGTTCTCCTCCCCGCACACCAAGGTCCGGGTGACCGCGACCCGGCTGCCCGACGGCCGCGTCATGGTCGAGATCCACGACAAGGGCATCGGCCTCACCGCCGAGGACTTCGCGGACATCAACCACCGCCTGGCCAACCCGCCGAGCGTGGACGTCGCGATCGCGCAGCGCATGGGCCTCTTCGTGGTCGGCCGGCTGGCCACCCGGCACGGCATCCGCGTCCAGCTCCGCCCGTCGGGCGAGCAGGCCGGCACCACCTCGCTGGTCATGCTGCCGGACGCGATCACGCACGGTGGCGGTGGCGAGGACGAGCTGTCCGGCGACGACTTCACGGTCTCCCGGATGGTGCCCGAGCAGCAGACCGCCCCGGTGAGCCGGCAGCGCACCGCCGCCGAGCTCGGCTTCGACGACTCCCGCTACGAGGCCGGCCAGGAGGCGCCCTCCGGTGCCCCCTCGCTGGACCCGGTCGGCCGTTCGCGGCTCCGTGAGGAGCGGCGCGCCGCTCTGGAGGCGCAGCAGCAGGCCGCCGACAACCGTCCGCTGTTCCGGGACGAGGTCCCGCAGCAGCAGTCGTACGACCAGCAGTCCTTCGGCCAGCAGTACGAGCAGCCCCAGCAGGCGCAGCCGTACGAGCAGCGGCCCGACCAGGACACCGGCCAGCACGCGCAGCAGCACACCGGCCAGCACGCGGTTCCGCAGGCCGACCCGCAGGGCTACGACCAGGGTTACGACCGGTCCCACCACCAGCAGCACGGCTATCCGGACGCGGGTTATCCGGAACAGGGTTACGCGGAGGCCGGTTACCCGGAGGCGCAGCAGCCCTTCGGCGGCCCCGAGACCCCGGCGCAGCAGGCCGGCTGGCAGGACTCCGGTCCGTACCAGGACGCCGGCCGGCAGGGTTACGGAGCGGATTCGGAATCCCTGCCGCCCGCTGACACGGCGCAGCCCGAGCGCGTAGAGTTCGACCGTCCGGGCCCCGCTTCGAGCGGCTCCCACTCGCTGACCGGGGCCGGTCTGCCGCGCCGCGCGAAGCAGTGGCAGGAGCCCGAGTCAGTCGAGGAGGCCACGGGGGCCGGTGTACCGGAGCCGCCCCAGCAGGACGTCCCACAGCAGCCCCAGGAGGGTGAACAGCCCGACTGGCGATCGACGAACGACGAGCGCTGGCACCGTGCCGAGCAGCTCCGTGAGCCGAAAGCCGGCGGCATCACCTCCTCCGGTCTGCCTCGCCGAGTGCCCAAGGCCAATCTGGTCGAGGGCAAGGCAGCGCAGACCCCCCAGGACGGGCCCCAGATCTCCCGTGCCCCGGAGGACGTACGCGGCAGGCTGAGCAATCTCCGCCGCGGTGTCCAGCAGGGGCGCAGCGCGGGTAACGACACCACCGCGCACGAGCAGCATGAGCAACACGGCCAGGGCTTCGGCCCCGGCGGTACCTACGATCAGGAGCGTTAGTGTGAGCCCGATGAGCCAGGCGGCGCAGAACCTGAACTGGTTGATCACCAGCTTCGTGGAGAACACCCCCGGGGTGTCCCACACCGTCGTGGTCTCCGCCGACGGACTTCTTCTGGCGATGTCCGAAGGGTTCCCGCGGGACCGTGCCGACCAGCTGGCGGCGGTCGCCTCCGGCCTGACCTCGCTGACGGCCGGTGCCTCCCGGATCTTCGAGGGCGGCGCCGTCAACCAGACCGTGGTGGAGATGGAGCGCGGCTTCCTCTTCATCATGTCCGTCTCCGACGGATCCTCGCTGGCCGTGCTGGCGCACCCCGAGTGCGACATCGGCCTCGTGGGCTACGAGATGGCCCTCCTGGTCGACCGGGCGGGCAGTGTGCTGACGCCCGATCTCCGTGCCGAACTGCAGGGGAGCCTTCTCAACTAATAAAGAGGCAGTGCGTTTCGCGCCACCGCGCCATAGGGTGCGGTGGCGCGACCAGCAGCAGACAGGCAAGTCGGAGGAGGAGACGTGGCAACGCCCCCAGGCGGTTACCCGTACGGAAATGACCAGCAGGCTCAACCCCCGTTGAACCGCTTCAACTTCCCCTCCGCGCCAAGCCACCAAGCGCCCGCGGGACCTCCGCGGCAGCCTCATGCCCCGGCGCAGCCGCCCCAGCAGCACCGGCGCGCCTCGGGCTCCCCCTCGGGGGGCAAGTCCGGGGGCAAGCACAATCCGCTGGTCCGCCCGTACGCCATGACGGGTGGCCGGACCAGGCCGCGGTACCAGCTCGCCATCGAGGCACTGGTGCACACCACGGCACAGCAGTCCCAGCTTCAAGGGCAGTTGCCTGAACACCAGCGCATCTGCCATCTGTGCCGTGAGATCAAGTCGGTCGCCGAGATCTCGGCACTTCTCTCCATTCCCCTCGGCGTCGCCCGAATCCTCGTCGCCGACTTGGCGGAGGCCGGGCTCGTCGCCATCCATCAGCCCGGCGGCGACGAGTCCGCCGGCGGCCAGCCTGACGTGACACTGCTCGAAAGGGTGCTCAGTGGACTTCGGAACCTCTAGCGGCGAGGCGGTCCGCTCCACCACCTCCGCGAAGATCGTGGTGGCGGGTGGATTCGGCGTGGGCAAGACCACGTTCGTCGGCGCGGTCTCGGAGATCAACCCGCTGCGCACCGAAGCCGTGATGACTTCCGCGTCGGCCGGGATCGACGACCTCACCCACGCGCCGGACAAGACCACGACGACCGTGGCGATGGACTTCGGCCGTATCACCCTGGACCAGGACCTGATCCTGTACCTCTTCGGTACGCCGGGTCAGGACCGTTTCTGGTTCATGTGGGACGACCTGGTGCGCGGCGCCATCGGCGCCGTCGTGCTCGTGGACACCCGCAGACTCGCGGACTGCTTCCCGGCCGTCGACTACTTCGAGAACAGCGGCCTGCCCTTCGTCATCGCCCTCAACGGCTTCGACGGCCACCAGCCGTACACGCCGGACGAGGTCCGTGAGGCGCTCCAAATCGGCCCGGACGCACCGATCATCATCACGGACGCCCGGCACCGGAACGAGGCGAAGAGCGCGCTGATCACGCTGGTCGAGCATGCCCTCATGGCGCGCCTGCGGTGAGCCGTCGGCCGCGCCGACGCAAAAAGGTCCCCACACTCACGAGGAGTGCGGGGACCTTCTGCGTAGCCGGGTGGTGGCGCCTCGGCCGGAGGTGACCCCGGCGGGGCCCGGTGGGCCCCGGTGCGGGTCGCGGACCGGCGGTGCTCAGCCCTGCCAGCTGTGCGGCGCCCGGAAGCCGGAGCTGCGCTCCAGGCGGCGCCAGCCGGCGGCGGTGCGGCGCGGGCGGGCCGGGGCCGAGTGGTGGCCGACGGCGGCGGCGCGGGCCAGGAGGACGGCCGTCACGGCCGCCACTTCCTCGGCGTCGGCGGTGCCCTTCTCTACGCGTACGAGCGTGTTGTCCATTGCGGGTACTCCCTTACTGGGGCGGATTGCCGTGCTTGCGGGAGGGCAGGTCGGCGTGCTTGGTGGCAAGCATCGCCAGCGACTTGATCAGCACCGACCGGGTCTCGACCGGGTCGATCACGTCGTCGACCAGACCGCGCTCGGCGGCGTAGTACGGGTGCATCAGCTCGGCCTTGTACTCCTTGACCATCCGCGCCCGCATCGCCTCGGGGTCGTCCGCCTCGGCGATCTGCTTGCGGAAGATCACGTTGGCCGCGCCCTCGGCGCCCATGACGGCGATCTCGTTGGTCGGCCAGGCGTAGGTGAGGTCGGCACCGATGGACTGGGAGTCCATGACGATGTAGGCGCCGCCGTAGGCCTTGCGCAGGATGACCGAGATCCGGGGCACGGTGGCGTTGCAGTAGGCGTAGAGCAGCTTGGCGCCGTGCCGGATGATCCCACCGTGCTCCTGGTCGACGCCCGGGAGGAAGCCCGGTACGTCCAGAAGGGTGATGATCGGGATGTTGAAGGCATCGCACATCTGGATGAATCGGGCGGCCTTCTCGCTGGCCTCGATGTCCAGGACCCCGGCGAGGGACTGCGGCTGGTTGGCGATGATGCCGACCACCTGGCCGTCCAGCCGGGACAGCGCGCAGATGATGTTGGTGGCCCAGCGCTCGTGGACCTCCAGGTAGTCGCCGTCGTCGACGAGCTCCTCGATGACCTTGCGCATGTCGTACGGGCGGTTGCCGTCGGCGGGCACCAGGTCGAGGAGGGCCTCGCCGGTCCGGTCGGCCGGGTCCTCGCTCGCCACGCGGGGCGGGTTCTCCCGGTTGTTCTGCGGGAGCAGCGAGAGGAGATAGCGGACCTCTTCGAGGCAGGTCTCCTCGTCGTCGTACGCGAAGTGCGCGACGCCCGAGGTCTCGGCGTGCACATCGGCGCCGCCGAGGCCGTTCTGGCTGATCTCCTCACCGGTGACGGCGCGGACGACGTCGGGGCCGGTGATGAACATCTGGGAGGTCTCGCGGACCATGAAGACGAAGTCGGTCAGCGCCGGGCTGTAGGCCGCGCCACCCGCGCAGGGGCCGAGCATCACGGAGATCTGCGGGATGACACCCGAGGCCTTGGTGTTGCGCTGGAAGATACCGCCGTAACCGGCGAGCGCCGAGACGCCCTCCTGGATACGGGCGCCGGCACCGTCGTTCAGGGAGACCAGCGGCGCCCCGGCCGAGATGGCCATGTCCATGATCTTGTGGATCTTGGTGGCGTGGGCCTCGCCCAGCGCGCCGCCGAAGATCCGGAAGTCATGGGCGTAGACGAACACGGTCCGGCCGTGGACCGTGCCCCAGCCGGTGATCACACCGTCGGTGTAGGGCTTCTTGCTCTCCAGGCCGAACCCCGTGGCACGGTGCCGGCGGAGCGGCTCCACCTCGGAGAAGGAACCCTCGTCCAGGAGCAGGTCGATCCGCTCCCGGGCCGTCAGCTTCCCCTTGGCCTTCTGGGCCTGGGTCGCCCGCTCGCTCGGACCCCGCCGAACCTGCTCGCGGATGGCGTGCAGCTCGGCGACGCGCCCACGGACGTCACTCGCCTCTACGGGCGCACCTTCGAGATTGCTCATGCATAGACGGTACGTGGCCGGGGGGCCCGAACCTCATGTCGGTTCCATACAACGTCATGTGCGATTTGGTGGGCAGGCGGAACAGAACTACACAGGCGCCTCCCCCTACGCCACCCCCGATCGGGGGTGGCCGCTGTCCACACCCCACAAAACTCTTCAGTAGGAGCCGTAGGCTGCGCAGCTTGACGCGCCTCCGCGCGCCCGGCGGCTCCGCAGCCGTCACCCCTGGTCGCCCAGGGTCACCGTGCAGCGATGCGTCGCGCACGCCGTACCCGGGGTGACGCGCAGCCGCAGGGCCGCGCCTGTGGACAGCACCCGCACCGAGGGGTCTTGTGCGATCACCCGGCGCACTGGCCGGGACCAGACGATCTCCAGGGGTACGCCGGTGCGTGGGGGCTCACCCAGGCAGAGCGTGGCCGTGCGCCCGCGCGCCCGGACGAGCACGGCGACCGGGGCGGTCACGGCGAGCGCGCCCACGGCCCCGGGGGCCCAGAAGGCGGCGGCGGTGAGGCCGAGCGAGGGCAGGGCGACGGCCTGCCGGTCCCGGGTGTTGCCGAGGATCCTGAGCCAGCCCGGGTCCGCGGCCCGGGCGGCGAGGGCGCGCGGCCCGGCGCCGGGCATCAGGAGGTAGGCGTACGAGGCGTCGACGGGGTCGGTGCCGTGCGGGTGCCGGAGGGTGATGTAGCGGCGGGTGAGCGGATCGGGGGCGCCGCCGGCGTTGATGTCCCGCCAGGCTCCGGTGCGGGCCTCGCGCAGGGCCTCCAGGGGCGCGCCGCCGGGGAAGACGTAGCCGCCGTGTCCTTCGAGGTGGGCCCAGTGGGCGCGGGGGAAGGAGCGCGACCAGCCGGTGTCGCGCGGCTGGGCCTCCCCGTCCACGGTGAGCAGGGGCGCCCCGCGCTCGCCGAGGTTGCGGTTGTCCACGACCGTCTCCACGGGGGTGCCGTCGCGGGCGGTGATGCCCGCGCCCAGGCAGACGACCGTATCGGCCACGCAGAACCAGGACTTGCGGGCCTCCAGCGTGGACGACAGCCCCTTGAGGTGCTGCCCGACGACCGCGAACTCGCCGTCGGTCACCCCGCCGACCCAGCGCACGGCGGGTTTGGGCATGCCCCAGCCGCCGCCTTCGTTGTCGGCGAGCCGCTTGGCGGAGACGGTGGTCCCGGGCATCCGGTAGGGGTCGACGGTGGGCCAGAAGGCGTCGCCGTACTGGTCCGTGGTGGCCGGCGGTCCCCACCAGCTGAGCATGCCGGCGCCGGTGTGCCAGCCGCGGGGGTTCTCGCCGTTGCCGTTCTCGTAGTAGGTGATGCGGTCTGAGGCCATGGCGATCGACGCGGTCCAGCCGGGGCGGCGGTGCACGGCGCGGTCCATGGCGGCGAACAGGCGGTGGCCCAGCGGCTCGGGCGCGGCGAGGCCGGGGGCGTCGAGGACGGCGGCGAGGCGCGCGAGGTCGGCGGTGCCGAACTGCGGGTCGGCGCGCAGCGAGCAGGTGGTGTCGCGCGCGGCCCAGCCCTTGATCATGGCGTGCCAGCGGGCCCGCTCGGCGGCGCTCGCGCTGTCGCCGAGCAGGGCGACGGCGGCGATGACGGCGCGCCCCCGCTGGTGGTCGCTCTGCGCGAGCCGGCGCGGATCGGTGCTCTGCGCACCGCGGCTGACGGCGCGCCCGGAGACGCTGTCCATCATCAGGCCGTCGTGGATCAGGGGTGCGTAGGCGTGCTCCACGCTGTCGTGGATGACCTGCCGGGCGGGGTCGGTGACCTCCCAGGGGGAGCCGCGCAGCAGGGCGAACAGCCGCCCGAGCCCGTCGAGCAGCACCTGGCCGTACGTACCGGAGTAGGCGACCCAGGTGTGCTGGACGAACGAGCCGTCGGCGTAGAGGCCGTCGCCCTTCGTCACATGGGGGAAGACGGGTGACAGGGCGTCACGGGCGAGGGCGGTCCGCGCGGGGTCGGTGCCGAGGATGCCGCGCAGGGCCACCACGCGGCAGAGGTCGACGCGGTTGGCACCGGTGCTCGTGCCGCTGTAGTCGGCGAGGACCGTGTCGGGGACGAAGTGGCCGACGGCGGCGAGGGACTCGGCCCGGCGGCCGGGGCCGGCCTCGTCGTGGAGCAGGGTGAGGGTGTCCAGGAGCAGCCGGGGGCTGCCGATCTGCCACTCCCACCAATTGCCGTAGCGGGTGGTGCCGGGGTGGTAGACGTGCTCGTGGAGGTGGTCGATCCCGGCGAGGACGTCCGCGGCGAGGCCGCCGTCCCCGGTGAGGCCGGTACCGGGCTGGACGTAGGCCTGGGCCATGGTGTGCAGCCGGGAGTAGCTGCGGGTGATCCCGGAGGGCGGGTCGAAGGGGGCGTCGGGCCAGAGGGAGGCGGGCGCGGGTCGCATGCTGCCGCGGTGGGCGCGGGCGAGGTCGCCGGTGCGGCGCAGGACCGAGGCGTAGGGCTCGGCGGAGCTGTCGAAGCCGTCTCCG from Streptomyces albireticuli carries:
- a CDS encoding nitrate- and nitrite sensing domain-containing protein — encoded protein: MTRRKTGAAQQARDERGNFTPPSRTAVPPSDVPETPAPPAGRGGRLSPRNWRVPVRLNAILMIPVLVALVFGGLDVKSSVDTWTEAKDAANTARLVRAAATYAHAVIDERDIIAEPMLKGERENATIKKAQGATDAAREEFDNAVKQAPDTLSLRRRVKLFREAEQTLPKLRKIAYTSDLGGVKTEDGYGAIQRPLMAFANELGLGTGSNSYGRMVYAIELAKAAESLQRSIGTHLLVKPGASASKTNPAAGAAGSAGSAEAATGSEHEVQVTAFSSYNFLEYIARGEYDAAGGEDDISRLNDIMATKAKISEQDKMFAAISSGKTPKQLAEAGVTPDAWFTAATAKFDAYREVEKELADKAVDEAELISSNAQRDAILHSSIMIVALLIAFFVAGMMARSMSRNMRHLRRAAFDVAEQRLPALVDQLSRTDPGRVDTRIQPIPITTRDEIGEVARAFDQVHREAVRLAAEQALLRGNVNAIFTNLSRRNQSLIEGQLTLITELEEHEADPDQLENLFRLDHLATRMRRNGENLLVLAGEEPGRRWDQPVPLVDVLRAASSEVEAYERIELSGVPDAEIHGLAVTDLVHLLAELLENATTFSSPHTKVRVTATRLPDGRVMVEIHDKGIGLTAEDFADINHRLANPPSVDVAIAQRMGLFVVGRLATRHGIRVQLRPSGEQAGTTSLVMLPDAITHGGGGEDELSGDDFTVSRMVPEQQTAPVSRQRTAAELGFDDSRYEAGQEAPSGAPSLDPVGRSRLREERRAALEAQQQAADNRPLFRDEVPQQQSYDQQSFGQQYEQPQQAQPYEQRPDQDTGQHAQQHTGQHAVPQADPQGYDQGYDRSHHQQHGYPDAGYPEQGYAEAGYPEAQQPFGGPETPAQQAGWQDSGPYQDAGRQGYGADSESLPPADTAQPERVEFDRPGPASSGSHSLTGAGLPRRAKQWQEPESVEEATGAGVPEPPQQDVPQQPQEGEQPDWRSTNDERWHRAEQLREPKAGGITSSGLPRRVPKANLVEGKAAQTPQDGPQISRAPEDVRGRLSNLRRGVQQGRSAGNDTTAHEQHEQHGQGFGPGGTYDQER
- a CDS encoding roadblock/LC7 domain-containing protein, whose translation is MSPMSQAAQNLNWLITSFVENTPGVSHTVVVSADGLLLAMSEGFPRDRADQLAAVASGLTSLTAGASRIFEGGAVNQTVVEMERGFLFIMSVSDGSSLAVLAHPECDIGLVGYEMALLVDRAGSVLTPDLRAELQGSLLN
- a CDS encoding DUF742 domain-containing protein, with product MATPPGGYPYGNDQQAQPPLNRFNFPSAPSHQAPAGPPRQPHAPAQPPQQHRRASGSPSGGKSGGKHNPLVRPYAMTGGRTRPRYQLAIEALVHTTAQQSQLQGQLPEHQRICHLCREIKSVAEISALLSIPLGVARILVADLAEAGLVAIHQPGGDESAGGQPDVTLLERVLSGLRNL
- a CDS encoding GTP-binding protein translates to MDFGTSSGEAVRSTTSAKIVVAGGFGVGKTTFVGAVSEINPLRTEAVMTSASAGIDDLTHAPDKTTTTVAMDFGRITLDQDLILYLFGTPGQDRFWFMWDDLVRGAIGAVVLVDTRRLADCFPAVDYFENSGLPFVIALNGFDGHQPYTPDEVREALQIGPDAPIIITDARHRNEAKSALITLVEHALMARLR
- a CDS encoding acyl-CoA carboxylase subunit epsilon, giving the protein MDNTLVRVEKGTADAEEVAAVTAVLLARAAAVGHHSAPARPRRTAAGWRRLERSSGFRAPHSWQG
- a CDS encoding acyl-CoA carboxylase subunit beta, with product MSNLEGAPVEASDVRGRVAELHAIREQVRRGPSERATQAQKAKGKLTARERIDLLLDEGSFSEVEPLRRHRATGFGLESKKPYTDGVITGWGTVHGRTVFVYAHDFRIFGGALGEAHATKIHKIMDMAISAGAPLVSLNDGAGARIQEGVSALAGYGGIFQRNTKASGVIPQISVMLGPCAGGAAYSPALTDFVFMVRETSQMFITGPDVVRAVTGEEISQNGLGGADVHAETSGVAHFAYDDEETCLEEVRYLLSLLPQNNRENPPRVASEDPADRTGEALLDLVPADGNRPYDMRKVIEELVDDGDYLEVHERWATNIICALSRLDGQVVGIIANQPQSLAGVLDIEASEKAARFIQMCDAFNIPIITLLDVPGFLPGVDQEHGGIIRHGAKLLYAYCNATVPRISVILRKAYGGAYIVMDSQSIGADLTYAWPTNEIAVMGAEGAANVIFRKQIAEADDPEAMRARMVKEYKAELMHPYYAAERGLVDDVIDPVETRSVLIKSLAMLATKHADLPSRKHGNPPQ
- a CDS encoding polysaccharide lyase 8 family protein, which produces MPSAPAWTRRGFLAASAAGPLGLARARPARAATPDDFAVLRRRWRALMLGDGFDSSAEPYASVLRRTGDLARAHRGSMRPAPASLWPDAPFDPPSGITRSYSRLHTMAQAYVQPGTGLTGDGGLAADVLAGIDHLHEHVYHPGTTRYGNWWEWQIGSPRLLLDTLTLLHDEAGPGRRAESLAAVGHFVPDTVLADYSGTSTGANRVDLCRVVALRGILGTDPARTALARDALSPVFPHVTKGDGLYADGSFVQHTWVAYSGTYGQVLLDGLGRLFALLRGSPWEVTDPARQVIHDSVEHAYAPLIHDGLMMDSVSGRAVSRGAQSTDPRRLAQSDHQRGRAVIAAVALLGDSASAAERARWHAMIKGWAARDTTCSLRADPQFGTADLARLAAVLDAPGLAAPEPLGHRLFAAMDRAVHRRPGWTASIAMASDRITYYENGNGENPRGWHTGAGMLSWWGPPATTDQYGDAFWPTVDPYRMPGTTVSAKRLADNEGGGWGMPKPAVRWVGGVTDGEFAVVGQHLKGLSSTLEARKSWFCVADTVVCLGAGITARDGTPVETVVDNRNLGERGAPLLTVDGEAQPRDTGWSRSFPRAHWAHLEGHGGYVFPGGAPLEALREARTGAWRDINAGGAPDPLTRRYITLRHPHGTDPVDASYAYLLMPGAGPRALAARAADPGWLRILGNTRDRQAVALPSLGLTAAAFWAPGAVGALAVTAPVAVLVRARGRTATLCLGEPPRTGVPLEIVWSRPVRRVIAQDPSVRVLSTGAALRLRVTPGTACATHRCTVTLGDQG